A DNA window from Hordeum vulgare subsp. vulgare chromosome 1H, MorexV3_pseudomolecules_assembly, whole genome shotgun sequence contains the following coding sequences:
- the LOC123411963 gene encoding uncharacterized protein LOC123411963, with translation MRQGRANGGADGELGGADAAAGPVGALRRQRPSQSHPSSSSSRGGEAAEGGGRKQGRRESKRREEVLRAIRDRLPPPPACWGNVSVVQERRGRRERPGGAVGVEEEGRSGAGTAALPAWCCLCPQGDCSLQPNPSANGKEDPGLRSLIERNDFYSDDCNPHAAAAKDDDDDGSASPAADFD, from the coding sequence ATGCGGCAGGGGAGAGCCAATGGTGGAGCCGACGGAGAGCTCGGCGGCGCTGACGCCGCCGCCGGTCCCGTGGGCGCGCTTCGGCGGCAGAGGCCGTCCCAGTCCCACCCGTCCTCGTCTTCGTCGCGTGGAGGAGAGGCGGCGGAAGGGGGAGGCAGGAAACAGGGGAGGCGCGAGAGCAAGCGGCGGGAGGAGGTGTTGAGGGCGATCCGGGACCGGCTGCCTCCCCCGCCCGCTTGCTGGGGCAACGTCTCGGTGGTGCAGGAGAGGAGGGGCCGGAGGGAGAGGCCTGGCGGCGCCGTTGGGGTCGAGGAGGAGGGGCGCTCTGGCGCGGGAACCGCCGCGTTGCCGGCGTGGTGCTGCCTCTGTCCCCAAGGGGATTGCTCGCTGCAGCCCAACCCGAGCGCCAACGGCAAGGAGGACCCCGGCCTCCGCTCCCTCATCGAGCGCAACGACTTCTACTCCGACGACTGCAACccgcacgccgccgccgccaaagacgacgacgacgacggctcgGCATCCCCCGCCGCCGATTTTGATTAG